One Zerene cesonia ecotype Mississippi unplaced genomic scaffold, Zerene_cesonia_1.1 Zces_u005, whole genome shotgun sequence genomic window, ttatacagtagAATATAGACTATTAAAAGGATTGCCAATATCATAgcaaattataacaaaattttatttacacatataggcatatttttttttacattttccacACTTCTGGTCTTCACTAAAACtacaaataactaaaaattatacaacagtaaaaaaaaatgagagaATACCATCAAGAAATAAATCCTAATCGGCGTTATAAACAGGCGTAGCGCTAATTCTATCagtcaatgttataaaatattgtacgtTTATGCGTATTAAGTTACAATGACCTCGCGGACTGAACTTGGggtgaatattttaacattgtttGGGCGAATCGATACCCTTACGTGCGAGGGGCTGTAATcgtattagttttattgtgtCACGGTCATAGACGCTGAATATATTTGGCATGATCTACGCTATTCGTACATTTGTGGAAAATTTATCTTTCTTCAAAACTGTGTTCTTAAATAATGTCTATAAAGcaattttacgtttttattaacacactattaaaattataaacgcgaaactTTGTAAATATGGATGGTTAGATGTATGAATGTTAATTcgtcacgcgaaaacagcttatcgtatctgtatgagaTTTGCTAcggagatagattatagtctgatACAGCATATTTCGCGGGTTAgagctagttattttataacttaaactTTTCGCTGATCTCTAGGTGAGCTAAACTTTTGAATGTACCCATTCTTGCAAGAGGCAAGGTGTACCAACTAAAActtttctatgaaataaaatgtaccacctttaataattgattactTACGAGTTTTGGCTCGCGTAATACACAACAAAGAAGCCAAATTTGTATTGCGTTTGAATTACGAACAAATTCAAGGAAGGAAATTagtgtattttatactaaCTAGCGGAGCCGCTGTGGTCGGTGTCGACCTCTTTTTAAACTTTCAAAAATGGCTATctttattataggtatatgtCTTGTTCAAGTCATGGTAGtggtgttatatattttttattaatttatttgatacttattgaaacaatattagCAGTATGCTCTCGTTCTCCATTAAAACTGCTACGTGTGTGAATATCCGTCCAATTCTCTTAAAAAGGTGTACGTACACAGTTTTCGCTTCACGTATAATATTGTAACGAAAAATTAAGAAGGGAGAAAGGAAAGTCTATCGTTTCTAATAAGTTTCGAAACTACTGtacattttttgataatttttcattgaatacccagttttatttaacatcgAACGATACAATACGATCTcactataaaatgtataacgAGTTATCGCACCCCACTCACAGCAAACGATAGAGGAGTTCGCGACGCGCGTGGGCCAGCAGGCGGTGGTGCTGGTGGCGACGCCGGGCAAGCCCAACACGTCGTACCGCGTGTTCGGCGCCAAGCCGCTCGAGGACGTCGTGCGCAACCTGCGCTGCATGATCATGGAGGAGCTCGAGAACGCGCTCGCGCAGCAGGTGACACATACACGCagacgcgcacgcgcacgcgcacgcgcacgtaCACAGACACGTCAGACACACGCACACGTATATAAGCACGTACGCACTTACAAGCCCGTGCTTACATAGATCGTAAACCacgtaaatttaatgttttttttttagattatatcACTGAATAGTCTTATAGATTGTAAGCAGTCATTTATACTCAATGATACATGCACACGCTCGCGAAATAATACACACAAGTTGGGTACTTGTGTGTATTAGTGCGTTCACACACAGACATACATACACCGCTAAGTTTTAATCTTCTTACTAAATGTCCTTCAGTTATTCAATCTTTCCATTTTGTTAGCCAAGTTAATCACATAAAGActcatcaaatttatttacgttgCATTGACAGAATTGCTGTAGTATCACGAGTGAAATGacacatattttatgagtTGGAGATTAAGATAGCATAATTCTTATAActagtgtaaataaaaaattattaaaggtAGAGGTTAGTGGAAAAATTgaggtatgttttttattttaattaaaaaaagaatgtcGTGAAAAATGTAGACGTTTCATCTGATACTACAAACCAATAgattttttagttaaaaacagaaatgaagaaatgtaattttaatgttgcTTTTTACTCTAATTAATTACTGATCTCCTTGCTAAGCTTAGTTTGAACTAAAATGTTAGTAACCGTTTCAACTGTTTTTCGACTGCACATTGATTGATTCCACATTATATACTTGTGTGCACATTGCTAACTCCAAATTTCCtcgaaactaaaaaataatatctatattaaaattgctatCATTCTGTTGGTATTGTAGAGTTAATTATCTTGGTTTCGTGATTTGACTCTGCTTTGTGCAGTGGAAATCGGTAGCCCCGCTCACGGAGCGAATACAAAGAGGAGATATAACGCAATTTACGTTacattaacttattttaatcaaatgttGTAAAGTACAAAGGATCAAAAATTACGATCAATAATATGTGGCCTGTACGCTTAGAGCACGGTTTTTGGCGTTTGGCAcagttcaatttaattattacgcATATTTAATGGGAAAAGCATTGGGAATATTCAATTGACCTCTATACCAAAGTATCAAGTAGCCAAGTTATATCTACTCAGTGTATGCGCCCCGTGTGCCCGCATGCACGCATGCCGCGCGCGCGCACAGCCCCGCGCATGCGCGTGCGCACGCGCGAGCGTCCCGCGGGCACTCGGCGAAATAACTGTTCAGTTCGGGCTGGGCTCGGGCCCGCaggcgccgccgccgccgcaggAGGACCCGTCGCTGTTCGAGCTGCCGCCGCTCATCATCGACGGGATCCCCACGCCGGTCGAGAAGATGACGCAGGCGCAGCTGCGCGCCTTCATACCGCTCATGCTCAAGTACTCCATGGGTGAGTGCCGCCGCCGGCTCCGTTGTGTCCGGTGTAAACTCTCTGAATGATCTCCAGTTAAACTCTTgttggttttaaaataaagaaataaaatgtataatttaatgttgaatgaatttatacatatgactttttttttgagtGATTACATTTAGCTTTCTTGATTAGTTTAGTTGTCAGCTCTCAAgctgttaattgttattatggCAGTAGGAATATCTTTAATCTGAGGGAATTTACACTAACCgaacgttttaaatattttatatgtaatttaattatcattgacATTAGTTTGTTGTGTAGTATATACGCCCCCATgtgatttttgttgtttaaatgaataatacgaACAACATTATGTAACGGCCAGTGCGAGGCAAGCCGGGTTGGGGCCGCGAGTCGACGCGGCCGCCGTGGTGGCCCAAGGACCTGCCGTGGGCCAACGTGCGCATGGACGCGCGCTCCGAGGACGAGAAGCAGAAGGTACGTGCGGGGACCGCCGTGCCGGGCCATAACTATCCTCTCATAGATAGTTACCAATgatgattgtaatatttaaaaatattaagcaccCCACGCTTTTTACTGTGAATTGAATCATTGtgttaataacttaaattttgttataattttgttttgaggtGATTCATTATGATTGATTGTTTCATCTGCAACTATAGTTACATTAAACTCTTTgccatcaaaaattattttctagtttttagttcaatttgcaataaaagcgtgttttttttggtttttttaaactgtaattattatatatatatactataaaatatataaaatttattcagtttGTACACTGTGCGCATGTATGTTCCCGCAGATGTCGTGGACGCACGCGCTTCGGCAGATAGTGATCAACTGCTACAAGTACCACGGGCGCGAGGACCTGCTGCCAGCCTTCACGGACGACGACGACGACAAGCACCACCAGCGCGCGCTCTCGCCTGCGGTCCGTATACCCGTACACCCCTATAAACGCATATACACCCTTATACACGCATATACATCCAAATACACCCATATAATACACGCTCATATACGCATATACACCCATATACACGCGAATACACGCGTATATACACGTAAATATGTCCCATTTCAATAAAGAGTCTGTTCGCATGCCATTAGTGCCGTCTATATTCAATTCTCTGTATATCTGTCAACGTAAAGACAAGGAGAAATTTCAGATTTCTTAGTTTAACGCATCGGGGCTTTAATTAGCATATATACACGCTTAAGTATGCATATCAATTTTctaatacacatacacatgtaCCTGCATATATGGGAACAGACACAAAGAAATATGcacgaaaaatatatataaacatttatggGCACAATGAATATAACAATTCACGCATAAACACGCGCATATGTGCGTATACGCAAGGATCATGATATACGTGTACGTTTATGATCTGCGACTCTAAATTCCAAACTTTTCCATATCTTACATgtgatgtttattatttaacaagggcttataaaaatactgtaagttcgtaatttttaataaaacatcgaCTAGGTAAATTTCATCTGTTGcgaagaaattttaaaacaatttttatatcgaaTATTGCCCTTGCTGTtaacatagaaatataaactCTTTTACCCAAATTTACCATTTATAGATACGTATACGTAAATAACACTTACTATTTCCAATATTTGTGATTAATAAGTGTGatatatgattatttgttttttttttctacgcGTTCAAAATTGGAATTGCTGCTGGGATTTTGGTAACATgctgtattattattgaataattaattattgtatttttaatggatacttattaaataaataatcgacccgtcgtttaaaataatctcAACTCCACTATAAAACGCTTTATTTGGTTAATTAACTCGATCGTTATCGACTGAAACGATCATATCTCTACAAAACATATTCCCCCAattcgaattaaataatttccctACTCAACcccactttaaaatttaacgcaAAATATCGTAAAAAATTTTCCTACTCGACCCCATTTTAAAACGTACCACACTAACAAAACTGCAGTCGTCGCAGTGCATGCCGAGCGGCAGCTGCAACTCGGGCGGGTCGAGCAAGCACGGCCAGCAGGCGGTGCTCACCTCGCAGCAAGTGTGCATCGACCAGATGACGCTCGCCGATGTCGATGTACGATATGGGGGATGCGGGATCCTTTTATGGGCGTTAGGTTGCCGCGTGTGCCGCGGGATCTTTTTGTGGGCGTTGTGTGTGACTGAGGATCCCTTAGGTTGTTTGGTTGCTCTTTTGATAACTTTTACATATCGACCGATGGTTTGTTCGCGTGTCTATTTTATGGCTAGCAGGCGGTACTCGCTTCGACTTGGGATACTTTGGAGGACGTTAGGTAGTGCTTCAACGTCACTAATCACCTACGCATCTAGATAACtcataaataaagaagaaagtCGAAAAGAAGTTTGAAAGAAAATAGCGAAGGTTAAGCTTTGACATTAATTCTTTAGATACCTTATCTATCtactactataaaaatatagtatgaCTAGCTTTTTCCCGCGACTTTTCACGCACTTttttcggagtagtttaatagatgttatgatacatataaaccttcctcttgaatcactcatAAACCTCATCAAAttcgttgtgtagttttaagtatctaaacatacatacatacagacgcggTAAAtgactttgctttatattgTATAGTGTGTAGTGATGatgtataatgttttaaaccaATTGACATGATGTTCAGATGTCGCAGTACGCGCCGGCGGTGCTGCAGACGATCACGAACCCGGACGGGTCGGTGTCGCTGATCCAGGTGGACCCCAACAGCCCCATCATCACGCTGCCGGACGGGACCACCGCGCAAGTTGTacgtgttttgtttgtttgttccgttttttttatgtggagATTGGTATTTcttttgaaaacataaaagatGTGTTTAGAGTTacgtatgggctgatgatgatgtatatttaagatttatcATCGTTGGCACCAAGATGAGTGGATCTAAAACGCCGTATTGCTCTTTCCAAATAAGTCAAtatagcattttaaattatcttacttcaaaatataatcatcatcatcatcatcatcatcatcagcccttatatgctCCCACTGCTaagacacaggcctcctatgagggctGAGGCCAtatcacgctggccaagtgcgggttggcagatgatGATACACCAGTGTTGAAGTATAATATCACAGTGTAATGCAATGtccgcgtgcgcgtgcgcagaTCCAGAGCACGGAGGGCGGCGCGGTGGTGAGCGGCGTGCCGGTGAGCGGGCTGGACGGCGAGGGCGTGGCCGTCGACCTCAACGAGGCCGCGCTCAACTCCGACACGCAGATCATACTCACCACCGACGACGGCCACGGTGAGCCGCACCATACtgatataaaacaacaacaacaacaataagttatatatatatatacatacagggTGTCCCGCCGATGGGGCACTATGCTCAGCGGACTTTATAGTTACGTACGCTAATCGtaaaatactcataaaatcccagatgcgtttttttttttctataggaagtaaaatatgcatttataaaattctatgtGTACGAATCTTAACTGGCCACCTTTATATATACTCcaaatatattacaagtaTACACGTATAAATTGGGCTTAGGTGTAAAGGGTAAAAAGTGCTCCGGGAGTGGCATTTCAGTTCTGATACATTGCTCTCTTTCCTTATCATCTTACTTTGAAGTCTAATCGCAATTTAgtgtgatattataatacaagttATATTCAAGCACTGGCTCAAGGATGGTATTAAAAAAGGTGTCCAAAATAGTTTTCTACTCTTGCTCATGAGGCATTCACACTTACatagacaaataaaacatctttataattttatatccatCATctttaagcttttttttttattaaagggGCTGCTCCAAACAAGTTTAAGTCTTCTCTAAATATGTTCAGAACTAATCAACACGTTTAATTTCCAGGCTACCCGGTGTCCGTGTCGGGCGTGATCACAGTACCGGTCTCCGCGTCCGTGTACCAGTCGATGGTGGCGTCCATGCAGCAGCAGGACGGCGTGTGCGTCGCGCCGCTCGTGCAGGTGCACACCCGCGCACGTACACACGcgcgcacacacgcacgcacacacgtgGGCGCACACGCGCGGGCACGTGCGCGCACGCACGCCGGCACGCGGCTgtacgcgcacgcgcacgcgcccACCGCGATACGCGTTAAAGTGGAGAGCGTTTAGTTAGAAAGAGTGTTAGTTAGGCGGTTTGGATTGGTTGTGTAGTAAAATGAATAAGGATTTTTCTTGATATTCATGAGTTTAGTATTCGCttgaatttatcatatttaaataagatctGCGTggttttgattttgataaaacatcAATGAGCTGTAACGAAAAGAAATGGTGCCTAACGATAAAAGGTTTGGtaggaaataataatagtaagttTATCtgtcaaatttatttgttgttgtagTTGGCACATGATTTTCtctatagataataattaatgtgatTATAGAGACAATAACGGGTGAATGTGAGTATTGGGCCAAATGAAGTTTCAACAATAGTTTGAGCTTAACACAGTATACggatttatgatttaaatgcATGTACAAGTGCGACGTAGAGACATGTTTTAAACGGTTTCGTTTGAACTACCATAATACATGAGAGGTGTGTATTTGCTCTGTGTTTGGACGGAGTGTGCTTGACTGAAACTTTCCTGTGCCGTATGCACGCagatattcatattaattatattgcttattataaaaataccaatGTAGGTACAACGAATCTTTGCATTTaaaagaaacttaaaaattttatactaaaaccGTATTTTTACCAAAGAAGGTGTGAGTTTAATTCTAGTCACCTaccgcaattttttttttattatgtgattCCCTTAATTTGTGACAAAGCAATTAACTTGGTGCAtgttatttagtaaaaatttaatgcatgttttaatttagatagGTAATTATTTCGGTTCGTTGTCTTCTCAGTAtagtattaaagaaatatattatttttcatatgtacctagtaaaaataatttctatataaaataggtgaattaatttattgtttcgcATCTCCAAATACCAAAtagcaattttaaaacttagaTCTCGCGCGTGTTAGTGCCAAAAAGTTAGGTATATAGAACTTATTAGTAGTTTAGTTACGGTTAGATTACTATTTCGTGGGATATGTGACAATTGACATTAAACTTCAATTGTGAAGTGTGCATTCGCAAAATTGAAGTTTAGGTTAAGATCAGTTCGGTTTACTTAAAAACTACAAAGAAATAGGAGCTGAGAATCCGCCAGCTTGCAACATGCACCTAACGTAATTTGGGAGAAGTAAATTCTcagtatataatacataactgCAATGTATTTGCATTGTAGTGTGGCAAAATATTGTAGAACtgagataatattaaagtgaTACAATGTACACtacataaaaattctttatttacatgaaatttttgtcatggtgttatttacacaaattgttaagtttttttttttattacttaattagtTGTTGTGCactatttttgatatttgcaAGTgacatttgatttttatattgtgctatgattgtaaaatttcgttttattgtttgcatgcgttaagtgtttattttttaggcTTGTTTGTAAAACACGCATTGATTGTAtgcaaaaaaagtaattttccAGATATTATTCTTAGTtttctaaaagaaaaatttatttctaattgtgCTTTGCCATTTATTAATAGTTGTTTATTGAcagatgttttatttctatttgaatGTGAAAACCCAGCACTTATATTCACGAAGGACTATATATAGACTAAACTTGGACAGTGATATTTGTAtcgcataataaatattaaataggtagagaatttagtgttttaattaaatgtaagtgATTATTTCCTTCGTGGATAAATGCTAAATGTCCAATATTAAGTATTTCACCAGTGAGTGTTGCTTGAAGAGTTCTTGTGTGTGGAGATGAAGAAAatgttcaaaaaaaaaaactaatatttgttaaagtttttatggTTTGTTTCCAAAAACGGTAACAACTTAAcatttctttgaaaataacaaaccTTTCGCGTTAAGACAGCATGTATATTGTCttgctattaataaaaaagaacgtTAAAAGTCGCtgtttccttttaaaattattgtctcTTATAACATTGAACAAGTCTTCATCTTGAACACTCGCTAGttaattgtgtatattttgtttttttttttaagtttacgtAGAGTTTATTTTTTGCGTTATTTGTTTAGTGCATTCAGAATATTGTTGGTGACATGATAACGTATTTATATTGCATGCTTAGTTGCTATAGtgccatatttttaatatgaaaaagagTATTTTATTACCAAAGATTTTTCGGCGTAGGTggaagtaattatataatataattcacaaaCAATATTCTAATTGTACAGCCAGTAGATAGAATTTCACCATTAAAGCTGTGATTGTGTtacgttttttgttttatttgatgtgtgtttcattttatacttGTGACTTGTTGATTGCACGCGCTCGTTTTCGTCGTCAGgtgtgtattgttttatttttggctTTCGATTATGtcgttatgatttttttttttcgtattacTACTTGTGTTGTActtatggatatttttttaattgcattcacaataataatactagacCGGAAGATGATAACACACGTTTAGAAAAGCAAATATCCATTTAATTATCGGAATTATCGGAAAATACAAGAACCTATTTTTGTCGAAcagatcataaaatatttgttatttatccgACACGTTCGATAAACGCCCACGCTTTTAGCCGCCAGTGGCAGGGCTTTCATTTTCCGTTTTGCCATTACGTAATCAAAACCCTCGAAGAAGTCTGGTACAATTCATATCATCAAATACTGTTTACAtagtattgttttgttttttactcatttttacgtttcttaatattatatttttgtttaagtatATCCTATATTGActttaaagttataaagaggaaagatttttgtttttcctaaagtttataaaaaaatattacatttaaatttattaaaaaataaatataccgaATATgcaatgctttataaaaagtCTTGCTTAACAATGAATTTTATAGTCCATTCTCGAcaagaaaatcaataaaaaaaagatgtcATCGATGTCCTCTAAGGCACgccaaataaatagaatatatttccTCTTTAAAACTTAACTATCAATACGCATGGATAACTCTAACGCGTTTCAGGTGGAACAGAACGGGGAGGCGCTGGAGGCGATCTCGATGGGCGGCGGCGTGGCGCAGGTCATGCTGCAGGGCGGCGGCGAGGCGCAGGTGCTGCAGGTGCTCAGCCTCAAGGACGCCACCGTGCTCACCAAGGCGATGGTGCGTGCCGGCTAGACCCAACCACCGGGGCTATAATACTACTAGACTAGAGGATACTAGCGGATATGCGATTGATGATGCACAGGCGATTACTCCGTAATGGCGATAgcaactaaaaatttaaaaagttctgTACCTAATGataaaatcacaataataatttgaaacgaGATATATCCTAAAAGTGTACATTAAACATACGTACAATAATCGCCTGTGGACACTTAACGGTTTcaacatgtatataatatagaacgAGAGATTGCTGAATTCATTCTCATCAATTTTTACCTGTTACtgatctattttatttataagcaacATACCATCCGAAGTCGACATTTTTGACAACTTAGtagattttatacaattctcaatacaatttcaacaaaatattcCAGCAACAGCAAGTGAAGTCAGAACGCGAGGCGGTAGTGGCCGATTCCTAGCTACTGAGCATCGTGGCGGAAGACCGCGACGAGCCCGCCACCGAGCCGCTGCCGCCCGCGCTCGACGCTCAGTGACGCGCTCGTGACGTCATCGCGCTGGCAACATGACCTCACCACAGACTATCACACGCCCGGCGAGCGGGAACCCGCAGATAACACAGCGGACGCGAAGCCGACACTGACAGATGACACATGACAGATATTGAGGCGCGTAAATGTACGACCGTTTTGTATAGACAATTATTTACGGATTTTCATGATAGACCCCCGGTTCGTGACGTTTTCATCATAGAAGTAACTGTATGAGACATCgcattgtaaaaaattttaaatgttcacCGTAACACTCTAGTCTACATAATGTACAGTTAAAAAATGAGTTACCGTAAATATTGAGATTGTTGAATGACACAATAACAGATTTTactataaaagtttttaacatCTTCcctattattgtaaataaataagtaacgATTCAATTATTAAACGGCGAAAATAATAGTTACTATTCTTCTCTAGGTCTAGGGTTGCCACGTTTAGGAAAATATGGCtgttataattgttaaaattcatataaaattacagtatataaatgaatgaatatacgGCCTTGAAAGCCTGATTGTCAGAGCCAATtcagaatagaaaaatatgccAAAGAAAACTCAAATGTACTACTCAGCTGTAGAAGTTAACAGCccaaataagtattaaaattactaaaaaaccATAAATCAACACTGCAAGTGTACGATAGGTCATAAGTACTTGATGTACCAAAAATCAGTTTTTATATATGGAGGTGATGTTAGTTGAGGTTGAGGTTACTAACAATTAAACGAGCGAGTTATAAAACGGGCATagataattgaatgaataaattgtccAAGATCTCAGCGATCAATCGCGTTCTCAGAACGCAGACTAgcgtaattattaatttatcgataatttattaagaaacaccaaatatttataccaatttatttttgtgcaaTAACGCAATAATTGTTccggtattttattttacctacattcctttattttaaGCTTATTTAAGTgcaattgttgtttttaatttaattttaatttttgttgacACGTTCTA contains:
- the LOC119838788 gene encoding DNA-binding protein Ewg isoform X2 translates to MVLENKRDDDSDNNMNSAVSTESMDMAEEPDYDTSYGAQDMSQVDGCGLSGGSEDDEECASSPAGSAYEDAGDVIKSAMSDEVTKQLAAAGPVGMAAAAAIASSKKRKRPHSFETNPSVRKRHQNRLLRKLRQTIEEFATRVGQQAVVLVATPGKPNTSYRVFGAKPLEDVVRNLRCMIMEELENALAQQFGLGSGPQAPPPPQEDPSLFELPPLIIDGIPTPVEKMTQAQLRAFIPLMLKYSMVRGKPGWGRESTRPPWWPKDLPWANVRMDARSEDEKQKMSWTHALRQIVINCYKYHGREDLLPAFTDDDDDKHHQRALSPASSQCMPSGSCNSGGSSKHGQQAVLTSQQVCIDQMTLADVDMSQYAPAVLQTITNPDGSVSLIQVDPNSPIITLPDGTTAQVIQSTEGGAVVSGVPVSGLDGEGVAVDLNEAALNSDTQIILTTDDGHGYPVSVSGVITVPVSASVYQSMVASMQQQDGVCVAPLVQNGEALEAISMGGGVAQVMLQGGGEAQVLQVLSLKDATVLTKAMQQQVKSEREAVVADS
- the LOC119838788 gene encoding DNA-binding protein P3A2 isoform X4 — protein: MVLENKRDDDSDNNMNSAVSTESMDMAEEPDYDTSYGAQDMSQVDGCGLSGGSEDDEECASSPAGSAYEDAGDVIKSAMSDEVTKQLAAAGPVGMAAAAAIASSKKRKRPHSFETNPSVRKRHQNRLLRKLRQTIEEFATRVGQQAVVLVATPGKPNTSYRVFGAKPLEDVVRNLRCMIMEELENALAQQAPPPPQEDPSLFELPPLIIDGIPTPVEKMTQAQLRAFIPLMLKYSMVRGKPGWGRESTRPPWWPKDLPWANVRMDARSEDEKQKMSWTHALRQIVINCYKYHGREDLLPAFTDDDDDKHHQRALSPASSQCMPSGSCNSGGSSKHGQQAVLTSQQVCIDQMTLADVDMSQYAPAVLQTITNPDGSVSLIQVDPNSPIITLPDGTTAQVIQSTEGGAVVSGVPVSGLDGEGVAVDLNEAALNSDTQIILTTDDGHGYPVSVSGVITVPVSASVYQSMVASMQQQDGVCVAPLVQVEQNGEALEAISMGGGVAQVMLQGGGEAQVLQVLSLKDATVLTKAMQQQVKSEREAVVADS
- the LOC119838788 gene encoding DNA-binding protein P3A2 isoform X3, whose product is MVLENKRDDDSDNNMNSAVSTESMDMAEEPDYDTSYGAQDMSQVDGCGLSGGSEDDEECASSPAGSAYEDAGDVIKSAMSDEVTKQLAAAAAAIASSKKRKRPHSFETNPSVRKRHQNRLLRKLRQTIEEFATRVGQQAVVLVATPGKPNTSYRVFGAKPLEDVVRNLRCMIMEELENALAQQFGLGSGPQAPPPPQEDPSLFELPPLIIDGIPTPVEKMTQAQLRAFIPLMLKYSMVRGKPGWGRESTRPPWWPKDLPWANVRMDARSEDEKQKMSWTHALRQIVINCYKYHGREDLLPAFTDDDDDKHHQRALSPASSQCMPSGSCNSGGSSKHGQQAVLTSQQVCIDQMTLADVDMSQYAPAVLQTITNPDGSVSLIQVDPNSPIITLPDGTTAQVIQSTEGGAVVSGVPVSGLDGEGVAVDLNEAALNSDTQIILTTDDGHGYPVSVSGVITVPVSASVYQSMVASMQQQDGVCVAPLVQVEQNGEALEAISMGGGVAQVMLQGGGEAQVLQVLSLKDATVLTKAMQQQVKSEREAVVADS
- the LOC119838788 gene encoding DNA-binding protein P3A2 isoform X5 — protein: MVLENKRDDDSDNNMNSAVSTESMDMAEEDMSQVDGCGLSGGSEDDEECASSPAGSAYEDAGDVIKSAMSDEVTKQLAAAGPVGMAAAAAIASSKKRKRPHSFETNPSVRKRHQNRLLRKLRQTIEEFATRVGQQAVVLVATPGKPNTSYRVFGAKPLEDVVRNLRCMIMEELENALAQQFGLGSGPQAPPPPQEDPSLFELPPLIIDGIPTPVEKMTQAQLRAFIPLMLKYSMVRGKPGWGRESTRPPWWPKDLPWANVRMDARSEDEKQKMSWTHALRQIVINCYKYHGREDLLPAFTDDDDDKHHQRALSPASSQCMPSGSCNSGGSSKHGQQAVLTSQQVCIDQMTLADVDMSQYAPAVLQTITNPDGSVSLIQVDPNSPIITLPDGTTAQVIQSTEGGAVVSGVPVSGLDGEGVAVDLNEAALNSDTQIILTTDDGHGYPVSVSGVITVPVSASVYQSMVASMQQQDGVCVAPLVQVEQNGEALEAISMGGGVAQVMLQGGGEAQVLQVLSLKDATVLTKAMQQQVKSEREAVVADS
- the LOC119838788 gene encoding DNA-binding protein Ewg isoform X9 encodes the protein MSQVDGCGLSGGSEDDEECASSPAGSAYEDAGDVIKSAMSDEVTKQLAAAGPVGMAAAAAIASSKKRKRPHSFETNPSVRKRHQNRLLRKLRQTIEEFATRVGQQAVVLVATPGKPNTSYRVFGAKPLEDVVRNLRCMIMEELENALAQQAPPPPQEDPSLFELPPLIIDGIPTPVEKMTQAQLRAFIPLMLKYSMVRGKPGWGRESTRPPWWPKDLPWANVRMDARSEDEKQKMSWTHALRQIVINCYKYHGREDLLPAFTDDDDDKHHQRALSPASSQCMPSGSCNSGGSSKHGQQAVLTSQQVCIDQMTLADVDMSQYAPAVLQTITNPDGSVSLIQVDPNSPIITLPDGTTAQVIQSTEGGAVVSGVPVSGLDGEGVAVDLNEAALNSDTQIILTTDDGHGYPVSVSGVITVPVSASVYQSMVASMQQQDGVCVAPLVQVEQNGEALEAISMGGGVAQVMLQGGGEAQVLQVLSLKDATVLTKAMQQQVKSEREAVVADS
- the LOC119838788 gene encoding DNA-binding protein P3A2 isoform X8; the encoded protein is MSQVDGCGLSGGSEDDEECASSPAGSAYEDAGDVIKSAMSDEVTKQLAAAGPVGMAAAAAIASSKKRKRPHSFETNPSVRKRHQNRLLRKLRQTIEEFATRVGQQAVVLVATPGKPNTSYRVFGAKPLEDVVRNLRCMIMEELENALAQQFGLGSGPQAPPPPQEDPSLFELPPLIIDGIPTPVEKMTQAQLRAFIPLMLKYSMVRGKPGWGRESTRPPWWPKDLPWANVRMDARSEDEKQKMSWTHALRQIVINCYKYHGREDLLPAFTDDDDDKHHQRALSPASSQCMPSGSCNSGGSSKHGQQAVLTSQQVCIDQMTLADVDMSQYAPAVLQTITNPDGSVSLIQVDPNSPIITLPDGTTAQVIQSTEGGAVVSGVPVSGLDGEGVAVDLNEAALNSDTQIILTTDDGHGYPVSVSGVITVPVSASVYQSMVASMQQQDGVCVAPLVQVEQNGEALEAISMGGGVAQVMLQGGGEAQVLQVLSLKDATVLTKAMQQQVKSEREAVVADS